A single window of Pseudarthrobacter defluvii DNA harbors:
- a CDS encoding TetR/AcrR family transcriptional regulator — MPAVSAAQGRSTHNGGGQKRRAGRPSAAVLDKSGITAAALELVSRKGYDGLTMAALAKELDVAPSALYNHVASKQDVLLLVEDHLMSLVDVSGFSGGSWEDAVRAWAWSYRNVFAEHTPLIPVIAVLPVTDAPQTLAMYETVSKGFSDAGFPQERIVPAIVALESFIFGSAYDVTAPEDIFDSGSMAESTPYFTAAVRSASTGPDAPAASGGAGGQGGQERGRPADTAFHLGLDALVSGLGALRTGQPG; from the coding sequence ATGCCGGCAGTATCAGCCGCACAGGGACGCTCCACCCACAATGGCGGCGGGCAGAAGAGGCGGGCCGGCCGGCCGTCTGCGGCAGTGCTGGACAAGTCCGGGATCACGGCGGCTGCGCTGGAACTGGTCAGCCGGAAGGGCTACGACGGGTTGACGATGGCGGCCCTGGCCAAGGAACTCGATGTGGCACCCTCCGCGCTTTACAACCACGTGGCGTCAAAGCAGGATGTATTGCTCCTGGTGGAGGACCACCTGATGTCTTTGGTGGATGTTTCCGGTTTCAGCGGCGGCAGCTGGGAGGACGCCGTGCGCGCTTGGGCCTGGAGCTACCGGAACGTTTTTGCCGAGCACACTCCGCTGATTCCGGTCATCGCGGTCCTGCCGGTTACGGACGCGCCGCAGACCCTGGCGATGTACGAGACCGTCAGCAAGGGATTCTCCGACGCCGGGTTTCCACAGGAACGCATTGTGCCGGCCATCGTGGCACTTGAGTCCTTTATCTTCGGGTCCGCGTATGACGTCACCGCCCCGGAGGACATCTTCGACTCCGGAAGCATGGCTGAGTCCACTCCGTATTTCACTGCCGCCGTCCGCAGTGCCTCCACGGGGCCTGATGCGCCTGCAGCGAGCGGCGGCGCGGGAGGCCAGGGCGGCCAGGAGCGCGGCCGCCCGGCAGACACCGCCTTCCACCTTGGGCTGGACGCCCTGGTCTCCGGACTGGGTGCACTGCGGACGGGGCAGCCGGGCTAG
- a CDS encoding FadR/GntR family transcriptional regulator, which produces MTRNLTADLAADLRNRIVEGVIQPGEKLPSENTLISDFGVSRTVVRAALTRLQAEGLVETERGRGSFALTPPTDGPSAVPGGRPVATTEDRLHLLAFRMGVETEAAALAARNRTERQLRAVGTALDTFAASAGHPAHAMKADFDFHRAVATASGNPYYSDCLAALGQTMIAMPRTRLMTGVEHYARDHFDQVVLEHRSILDAIADGDEAAAAAAMRSHLANSRRRFRASSRPSS; this is translated from the coding sequence ATGACCCGGAACCTCACCGCGGACCTCGCCGCTGACCTTCGCAACCGCATCGTCGAGGGCGTGATCCAGCCGGGTGAAAAGCTGCCCAGCGAGAACACGCTGATCAGCGATTTCGGTGTCAGCCGGACCGTGGTCCGCGCCGCCCTCACCCGGCTGCAGGCTGAGGGACTGGTTGAGACCGAGCGCGGCCGCGGCAGTTTCGCCCTCACTCCCCCAACGGACGGGCCCTCGGCAGTGCCCGGGGGCCGGCCGGTGGCCACCACCGAGGACAGGCTGCACCTGCTGGCGTTCCGCATGGGAGTGGAGACGGAAGCCGCTGCGCTGGCCGCCCGCAACCGCACCGAGCGGCAGTTGCGGGCTGTGGGCACCGCGCTGGACACCTTTGCCGCCAGTGCCGGGCACCCGGCGCACGCCATGAAGGCGGACTTCGATTTCCACCGCGCGGTGGCCACGGCTTCCGGCAACCCCTATTACTCCGATTGCCTCGCCGCCCTGGGCCAGACCATGATCGCCATGCCGCGCACCCGCCTGATGACCGGCGTCGAACACTACGCGCGGGATCACTTCGACCAGGTGGTGCTGGAACACCGGTCCATCCTGGACGCCATCGCCGATGGTGACGAGGCTGCCGCGGCCGCGGCCATGCGCAGCCACCTGGCCAATTCACGACGCCGGTTCAGGGCTTCATCGCGTCCGTCCAGCTAG
- the rlmN gene encoding 23S rRNA (adenine(2503)-C(2))-methyltransferase RlmN has translation MTSPTPSPETPVRAPKAAEGAARPQVRPTAEGWEQARTVEGRPLLQFASPRVKQPPTHLADMSLAERGDKLKELGLPAFRAKQLSTHYFQHWTVDPDRMSDLPKAGREELVSQLFPPLLTEVRRNRTDKGDTIKFLWRLFDGALVESVLMRYPGRITLCVSSQAGCGMNCPFCATGQAGLTRNMSTAEIVDQVVAANRVIAAGELGPKEHDDERVTNIVFMGMGEPLANYKRVMAALHRFVDPAPEGLGMSARNITVSTVGLVPAIRKLADEDLPVTFALSLHAPDDELRDELIPVNNRWKVDEALDAAYDYYRKTGRRVSIEYALIKDMNDHPWRADLLGKKLNQRGRGWVHVNPIPLNPTPGSIWTASDKSVEQEFIARVRATGVPCTLRDTRGKEIDGACGQLAAAES, from the coding sequence ATGACTTCCCCCACTCCTTCCCCTGAAACCCCTGTCCGCGCCCCGAAGGCGGCCGAAGGCGCTGCGCGTCCCCAGGTCCGGCCCACTGCAGAGGGCTGGGAGCAGGCCCGTACCGTTGAGGGGCGGCCGCTGCTCCAGTTTGCTTCCCCCAGGGTGAAGCAGCCGCCGACGCACCTGGCGGACATGAGCCTGGCCGAGCGCGGTGACAAGCTGAAAGAGCTCGGCCTTCCGGCTTTCCGGGCAAAACAGCTCTCCACGCACTACTTCCAGCACTGGACAGTGGACCCGGACCGCATGAGCGACCTGCCCAAGGCTGGCCGCGAAGAGCTGGTCTCCCAACTGTTTCCGCCGCTGCTTACCGAGGTGCGGCGCAACCGCACCGACAAGGGCGACACCATCAAGTTCCTCTGGCGCTTGTTCGACGGGGCGCTGGTGGAGTCCGTCCTGATGCGCTATCCCGGCCGCATCACCCTCTGTGTCTCCTCGCAGGCCGGCTGTGGCATGAACTGCCCCTTCTGCGCCACCGGCCAGGCGGGACTGACCCGCAACATGTCCACCGCCGAGATCGTCGACCAGGTGGTCGCTGCCAACCGGGTCATCGCGGCAGGTGAACTGGGTCCGAAAGAGCACGACGACGAGCGGGTCACCAACATCGTCTTCATGGGCATGGGGGAGCCGCTGGCCAACTACAAGCGCGTGATGGCCGCCCTGCACCGCTTCGTGGACCCCGCACCCGAAGGCCTGGGCATGTCCGCCCGGAACATCACCGTTTCCACGGTCGGCCTGGTCCCTGCGATCCGGAAGCTCGCCGACGAAGACCTTCCCGTCACGTTTGCGCTGTCCCTGCACGCCCCGGATGACGAGCTTCGTGATGAGCTGATCCCGGTCAACAACCGGTGGAAGGTGGACGAGGCGCTCGACGCTGCCTACGACTACTACCGCAAGACAGGCCGCCGGGTCAGCATCGAGTATGCGCTGATCAAGGACATGAATGACCACCCCTGGCGCGCGGACCTCCTGGGCAAGAAGCTCAACCAGCGCGGGCGGGGATGGGTGCACGTCAATCCAATCCCGCTCAATCCAACTCCCGGCTCCATCTGGACCGCTTCGGACAAGTCCGTGGAACAGGAGTTCATCGCGCGGGTCCGCGCCACCGGAGTGCCCTGCACCCTCCGGGATACCCGCGGCAAGGAAATCGACGGCGCCTGCGGCCAGCTGGCCGCGGCTGAGAGCTAG
- a CDS encoding L-talarate/galactarate dehydratase, with the protein MSSVDLIRHVKLSTARLPLAVPISDAKVFTGRQKPMTEVVFLFAEITTELGHSGIGFSYSKRAGGPAQYAHAKEVAEGLIGEDPNDIARIYTKLLWAGASVGRSGVATQALAAVDIALYDLKAKRAGLPLAKFLGSYRDSVRTYNTSGGFLNASLDEVKARATQSIGEGIGGIKIKVGLPDSKEDLRRVQGIRDHIGPDVPLMVDANQQWDRATALRMGRRLEDYDLVWIEEPLDAYDFEGHAHLAQVLDTPIATGEMLASVAEHKSLIAADGCDIIQPDAPRVGGITQFLRLAALADERGLGLAPHFAMEIHLHLAAAYPREPWVEHFDWLDPLFNERLETKDGRMIVPDRPGLGVTLSDQARAWTTESVEFGA; encoded by the coding sequence ATGAGTTCCGTCGATCTGATCCGGCACGTCAAGCTGTCCACCGCCCGCCTTCCCCTCGCCGTGCCCATCAGCGACGCCAAGGTGTTTACCGGTCGGCAGAAACCCATGACCGAGGTGGTTTTCCTGTTCGCAGAAATCACCACGGAGCTGGGCCACTCGGGCATCGGTTTCAGCTACTCCAAACGCGCCGGCGGCCCTGCACAGTACGCCCACGCCAAAGAGGTGGCCGAAGGCCTCATCGGCGAGGACCCCAACGACATCGCCAGGATCTACACCAAGCTCCTGTGGGCAGGTGCCTCCGTGGGGCGCTCCGGCGTCGCCACCCAGGCCCTCGCCGCCGTCGACATCGCCTTGTATGACCTCAAGGCCAAGCGCGCAGGCCTGCCGCTGGCCAAGTTCCTTGGCTCCTACCGGGACTCGGTGCGGACCTACAACACCTCCGGGGGCTTCCTGAACGCCAGCCTTGACGAGGTTAAGGCACGCGCCACGCAATCCATTGGAGAAGGCATCGGCGGCATCAAGATCAAAGTGGGCCTGCCGGACAGCAAAGAGGACCTGCGCCGCGTCCAGGGCATCCGCGACCACATCGGCCCGGACGTTCCGCTCATGGTGGACGCCAACCAGCAGTGGGATCGGGCCACCGCCCTGCGCATGGGCCGCCGGCTCGAGGACTACGATTTGGTCTGGATCGAGGAACCCCTGGATGCCTACGACTTCGAAGGCCATGCCCACCTGGCACAGGTCCTGGATACCCCCATCGCCACCGGCGAAATGCTCGCCTCCGTGGCGGAACACAAGAGCCTGATCGCCGCCGACGGCTGTGACATCATCCAGCCGGACGCCCCGCGCGTGGGCGGCATCACCCAGTTCCTCCGGCTCGCCGCCCTGGCCGACGAGCGCGGGCTGGGCCTGGCCCCGCACTTCGCCATGGAGATCCATCTCCACCTGGCGGCCGCCTACCCCCGCGAACCCTGGGTGGAGCACTTCGACTGGCTGGACCCGCTGTTCAATGAGCGCCTGGAAACCAAGGACGGCCGCATGATCGTTCCGGACCGCCCCGGCCTCGGCGTCACCCTGAGTGACCAGGCCCGCGCCTGGACCACCGAAAGCGTGGAGTTCGGCGCGTAA
- a CDS encoding peptidoglycan D,D-transpeptidase FtsI family protein, whose amino-acid sequence MNQAVRHAWVAAVAMFALLFGAISFVQVVGADDLKTNPLNQRAILQNYCNDRGAIIVGGTPVAESVETTSETCKFQRTYPQPELYAGITGYFSKNYGATGLEQTMGAELAGNSDQLFLDRVGQLFLGNQPKGASVELTLDPQIQQLVYNLIPDGQRGSIVVSNPKTGAILAMVSKPSYNPNLIATQDPKAESANINELVKVPGINLNQNVSGPTGELLAPGSVFKLVDTAAALASGKYNKDSVLPNPAEMPFDGIQYKLPNYAGGNCYTRDTAGFAFALQQSCNTPFASIALDLGRDAIAAQYKKFGFGEDVGDQLKLGHAEGNSFPDNLDAPGLAQSAIGQKDVRVTPLQVNMMTNAIANGGAQMAPSLIKALRSPDLRVINEPQPAQLRTSTTPEIAKQITEWMTSVVTDGIAKGAAVPGVQVAGKTGTAELGNGTNNSWFTGFAPADNPKVSVTIVMEGVDIYAGAKLTSPNAKKIFEAVLNK is encoded by the coding sequence ATGAACCAGGCAGTACGACACGCGTGGGTAGCCGCCGTCGCCATGTTTGCGCTGCTCTTCGGCGCCATCAGCTTTGTGCAGGTGGTGGGTGCGGACGATCTCAAGACCAACCCCCTGAACCAGCGGGCCATCCTGCAGAACTACTGCAATGACCGCGGCGCCATCATTGTTGGCGGAACTCCCGTCGCTGAATCGGTGGAGACAACGTCGGAGACCTGCAAATTCCAGCGCACCTACCCGCAGCCCGAGCTGTACGCAGGGATCACCGGCTACTTCTCGAAGAACTACGGTGCCACAGGGCTGGAGCAGACCATGGGCGCCGAACTGGCGGGCAACTCGGACCAGCTCTTCCTGGACAGGGTTGGCCAGCTCTTCCTGGGCAACCAGCCCAAGGGCGCCTCCGTGGAACTCACCCTCGATCCCCAGATCCAGCAGCTGGTCTACAACCTCATCCCGGACGGCCAGCGCGGCTCGATCGTGGTCAGCAACCCCAAGACCGGTGCCATCCTTGCCATGGTCTCCAAGCCGTCCTACAACCCAAACCTGATAGCCACCCAGGATCCAAAGGCTGAAAGCGCCAACATCAATGAGCTGGTAAAGGTCCCGGGCATCAACCTGAACCAGAACGTCAGCGGTCCCACCGGCGAACTGCTCGCACCGGGTTCCGTCTTCAAGCTCGTGGACACCGCCGCCGCACTCGCTTCGGGGAAGTACAACAAGGACAGCGTGCTGCCCAACCCCGCCGAGATGCCCTTTGACGGCATCCAGTACAAACTGCCCAACTACGCAGGCGGCAACTGCTACACCAGGGATACCGCAGGCTTCGCCTTCGCGCTGCAACAGTCCTGCAACACCCCCTTCGCGAGCATCGCCCTGGATCTTGGCCGCGACGCCATCGCCGCGCAGTACAAGAAGTTCGGCTTCGGCGAAGACGTCGGGGACCAGCTGAAGCTGGGCCATGCCGAGGGCAACAGCTTCCCGGACAACCTGGACGCCCCCGGCCTTGCCCAGTCAGCCATTGGCCAGAAGGATGTCCGGGTCACGCCGTTGCAGGTCAACATGATGACCAACGCCATCGCCAATGGCGGCGCCCAGATGGCGCCCAGCCTGATCAAGGCCCTGCGGTCCCCGGACCTGCGGGTGATCAATGAGCCCCAGCCGGCCCAGCTCAGGACGTCCACCACCCCGGAGATCGCAAAGCAGATCACCGAGTGGATGACCAGTGTGGTCACTGACGGCATAGCCAAGGGTGCTGCGGTTCCGGGCGTGCAGGTAGCCGGCAAGACCGGCACCGCCGAACTGGGCAACGGAACCAACAATTCGTGGTTCACCGGGTTCGCCCCCGCTGACAACCCCAAGGTCAGCGTCACGATCGTCATGGAAGGCGTAGACATCTACGCGGGTGCAAAGCTAACCAGTCCCAACGCGAAAAAGATTTTTGAGGCGGTGTTGAATAAGTGA
- a CDS encoding FHA domain-containing protein FhaB/FipA, with translation MSDLTITALRFGFLLLLWVLVFSIVSAMRRDLMVGRKAAAGAPTARQVRRNPELAEAPAQPVKQQARQLVVVEGPLKGRTLPLAASPILLGRAQEATLVLEDDYASGRHARLFPQGSRWFIEDLGSTNGTYLGDQQLTRALPVEPGVPVRIGKTVIELRP, from the coding sequence ATGAGCGACCTGACCATCACCGCCCTGCGGTTCGGCTTCCTGCTGCTCCTCTGGGTGCTTGTCTTCAGCATCGTCTCAGCCATGCGGAGGGACCTCATGGTGGGCCGCAAGGCCGCCGCGGGCGCCCCCACTGCGCGGCAGGTCCGCCGGAACCCGGAACTGGCCGAGGCACCGGCGCAGCCCGTGAAGCAGCAGGCGCGGCAGCTCGTGGTCGTCGAAGGCCCGCTCAAGGGCCGTACCCTGCCCCTGGCCGCCAGCCCCATCCTCCTGGGGCGGGCACAGGAAGCCACCCTGGTCCTCGAGGACGATTACGCCTCGGGCCGCCACGCCCGGCTCTTCCCGCAGGGCAGCCGCTGGTTCATCGAGGACCTGGGCTCCACCAACGGCACCTACCTGGGAGACCAGCAACTTACCCGTGCCCTGCCGGTTGAACCAGGGGTACCCGTGAGAATCGGCAAGACGGTCATTGAATTGAGGCCGTAA
- a CDS encoding FtsW/RodA/SpoVE family cell cycle protein: protein MSQVSSVPKPRRNVELALLLLALAVGIGANMLVGVDQEKAFDSDFWFQSSLLAVAALVFHGVLRFRAKYADPVILPIVVALNGLGLAMIHRLDAPGEDTGNNQLRWTLIAMAVAIAVVFFLKDHRILRRFTYISLAASALLLILPLVPGISAGEILGARVWIRFGPMTFQPGEVAKITLAIFFAGYLSSNRDLILLAGRKIGPMQFPRFKDMGPMITAWLVSIGVLIFQRDLGSSVLFFGLFIVMIYVATSRISWVVIGLALILGGGFVAAQVFSHVQQRVYGWLNAFSPDVYENGSRQVIEGLFGMANGGLVGTGLGQGRPDLVPFANSDMIIASLGEELGLIGLFAVVLLYLLFFTRGFRAALGTRDAFGKLLACGLSFAVALQCFVVIGGVTRLIPLTGLTTPFLAAGGSSLLANWIIVGLLLMISHVARGPVDTTPLPPTGTAAATGIDTPTEAVKQA from the coding sequence ATGAGCCAGGTAAGCAGCGTGCCCAAGCCTCGCCGCAACGTTGAGCTCGCGTTGTTGCTGCTGGCCCTCGCCGTGGGCATCGGTGCCAACATGCTGGTGGGCGTGGACCAGGAAAAGGCCTTCGACTCTGACTTTTGGTTCCAGTCCAGCCTGCTGGCCGTCGCGGCCCTCGTGTTCCACGGCGTCCTGCGCTTCCGCGCCAAGTATGCGGATCCGGTAATACTTCCAATCGTGGTGGCCTTGAACGGCCTGGGCCTGGCGATGATCCACCGCCTCGACGCACCCGGTGAGGATACGGGGAACAACCAACTCCGGTGGACCCTCATTGCCATGGCCGTCGCAATTGCCGTGGTGTTCTTCCTCAAGGACCACCGCATCCTGCGCCGGTTCACCTACATTTCCCTGGCTGCATCCGCCCTGTTGCTGATCCTCCCCCTTGTTCCGGGGATCAGCGCCGGTGAGATCCTCGGCGCCCGGGTCTGGATCCGGTTCGGCCCAATGACGTTCCAGCCGGGTGAAGTGGCAAAAATTACCCTCGCCATATTCTTCGCCGGGTATCTTTCCTCCAACCGCGACCTCATCCTGCTGGCAGGCCGGAAGATCGGTCCCATGCAGTTCCCGCGTTTCAAGGACATGGGTCCCATGATCACCGCATGGCTGGTCAGCATCGGCGTCCTGATCTTCCAGCGGGACCTGGGATCGTCTGTGCTGTTCTTCGGCCTGTTCATTGTCATGATTTATGTCGCCACCAGCCGGATCAGCTGGGTTGTGATCGGCCTGGCCTTGATCCTTGGCGGCGGTTTTGTGGCGGCGCAGGTCTTTTCCCATGTCCAGCAACGCGTTTACGGCTGGCTCAACGCTTTCTCCCCCGACGTCTACGAGAACGGCAGCCGCCAGGTCATCGAAGGCCTGTTTGGGATGGCGAACGGCGGACTGGTGGGCACCGGCCTGGGTCAAGGACGGCCGGACCTGGTCCCGTTCGCCAACAGCGACATGATTATTGCCTCGCTGGGTGAGGAACTGGGCCTGATCGGCCTCTTCGCCGTCGTCCTGTTGTACCTGCTGTTCTTCACCCGTGGTTTCCGCGCCGCCCTGGGCACCAGGGATGCCTTTGGAAAGCTGCTCGCCTGCGGCCTTTCTTTCGCAGTAGCCCTCCAGTGCTTCGTGGTGATCGGCGGGGTCACCCGGCTGATTCCCCTGACGGGCCTCACCACGCCGTTCCTGGCCGCCGGCGGTTCCTCGCTGCTGGCGAACTGGATCATCGTGGGACTGCTCCTGATGATTTCCCACGTCGCGCGCGGCCCCGTGGACACCACCCCGCTCCCGCCCACGGGAACGGCAGCGGCAACCGGCATTGACACTCCCACCGAGGCGGTGAAGCAGGCATGA
- a CDS encoding FhaA domain-containing protein produces the protein MGLLDKVERGIEKAVRGVFSTGSKAQVEPVEIASRLRREVDHKALTVAAGRTLVPNVFDVQLSDDDFGRAQEWGTPLAEELCDVVINHVRSQGYILQGPVRISFRRDAELRAGDFEIASTTEKSQGGGTAQPRPNVPAAPSRQPVRLQPVLDIDGQRYSLNAPSIVLGRSSEADIHVEDTGVSRRHLEIRTANGVTSAVDLGSTNGSYVNGQKVSGSTELTDGSTITMGRTKIIFRLLPANPGGRA, from the coding sequence ATGGGTCTGCTGGACAAGGTTGAACGTGGCATTGAAAAGGCCGTCCGCGGCGTCTTCTCCACCGGTTCCAAGGCGCAGGTGGAACCGGTGGAGATCGCCAGCAGGCTCCGCCGCGAGGTGGACCACAAAGCCCTCACCGTGGCGGCCGGACGCACGCTGGTCCCCAACGTCTTCGACGTCCAGCTCAGCGATGACGACTTCGGGCGGGCGCAGGAATGGGGCACGCCGCTGGCCGAAGAGCTCTGCGACGTCGTGATCAACCACGTCCGCAGCCAGGGGTACATCCTCCAGGGCCCGGTGCGCATTTCCTTCCGCCGGGACGCCGAGCTTCGCGCCGGAGATTTCGAAATTGCTTCAACAACCGAAAAATCCCAAGGCGGGGGCACTGCCCAGCCACGCCCCAACGTTCCGGCGGCGCCGAGCCGGCAGCCTGTACGGCTCCAGCCGGTACTGGACATCGACGGCCAGCGCTATTCGCTGAACGCACCGTCCATCGTTTTGGGACGGTCATCCGAAGCGGACATCCACGTCGAAGATACGGGAGTCTCCCGGCGCCACCTGGAAATCCGCACGGCCAACGGCGTGACCAGCGCCGTGGACCTGGGATCAACCAACGGCAGCTACGTCAACGGCCAGAAGGTCTCCGGAAGCACGGAACTCACCGACGGCTCCACCATCACGATGGGACGGACAAAGATCATTTTCCGCCTGCTTCCTGCCAACCCGGGTGGCCGCGCATGA
- a CDS encoding PP2C family protein-serine/threonine phosphatase: MAVPEKPATGSSPAQRPLIMRFAARSDVGRIRSKNDDSAYAGRHLAVVADGMGGHAGGDVASAATVLDMIHLDSPDHGDDAGTVLADEIQTANSLLSELVHINPKLAGMGTTVTALLLAEDRLHFAHIGDSRAYRLRDGEFKQISVDHTFVQRLIDEGRLRPEEAETHPHKNVLMRVLGDVDASPELDLDTLDAKPGDRWLLCSDGLNYVAGHAVERTVRETHNLHECAETLVELTLEAGSPDNVTVVMVDIVEETADDVSTAAVEIVPPVPGSKPAAAAAGATAANAAATGPAGHDDGTEAGTKAAPDREDGRQTPEPAKEQSASGATEGGADDGDAGSTDPGSTDPHLGEHLSAEVLREELASRPHELVGAAAAAAESGSIPTVAGRTVARRAATLLTHKAEPSADPDDNLVPLKPRRWLAWSIAAAVLLVVAIGLWLGYAWTQTRYYVGEFDSRVAIYNGVSQRLGPIQLSSLEAVTDIRMDTLPQFSQQRVRQTVPANDLYDAQRIVKNLELTGTTSPEEECPKPSGSASATAPPGSPAPSPSAPPASAAAPPAPNASAPAPSAASPTPTPTITCEAAK, translated from the coding sequence GTGGCGGTTCCTGAAAAGCCCGCAACCGGCTCCAGTCCGGCGCAGCGGCCCCTCATCATGCGCTTCGCGGCGCGGTCGGACGTCGGCAGGATCCGTTCCAAGAACGATGACTCCGCCTACGCTGGCCGCCACCTCGCGGTCGTTGCGGACGGCATGGGCGGGCACGCCGGTGGCGACGTGGCCTCCGCCGCAACCGTCCTGGACATGATCCACCTGGACAGCCCGGACCACGGGGACGACGCCGGGACCGTCCTTGCCGACGAAATCCAGACCGCCAACTCGCTGCTTTCCGAACTGGTGCACATCAACCCGAAGCTCGCCGGGATGGGCACCACAGTCACCGCGCTCCTGCTGGCGGAAGACAGACTCCATTTCGCGCATATCGGCGATTCCCGCGCCTACCGGCTCCGCGACGGTGAATTCAAGCAGATCAGCGTGGACCACACCTTTGTGCAGCGGCTTATCGATGAAGGCCGGCTCCGCCCGGAGGAAGCGGAAACGCACCCCCACAAGAACGTCCTCATGCGCGTCCTCGGCGATGTCGACGCCAGTCCTGAACTGGATCTGGACACCCTGGACGCCAAGCCTGGTGACCGCTGGCTGCTGTGCTCCGACGGGCTGAACTACGTGGCCGGACATGCCGTGGAGCGGACGGTCCGGGAGACCCACAACCTGCATGAATGCGCCGAAACCCTGGTTGAACTGACCCTTGAGGCCGGTTCCCCGGACAACGTCACCGTGGTCATGGTGGACATCGTGGAGGAAACGGCCGACGACGTCAGCACCGCCGCCGTCGAAATCGTCCCGCCGGTGCCGGGCAGCAAGCCCGCTGCCGCGGCTGCCGGCGCCACCGCCGCCAACGCTGCTGCCACCGGTCCTGCCGGTCATGACGACGGCACCGAAGCCGGCACTAAAGCCGCGCCGGACCGCGAGGACGGCAGGCAAACCCCGGAGCCTGCGAAGGAACAGTCAGCAAGCGGTGCCACCGAAGGCGGCGCTGATGATGGGGACGCCGGCTCCACGGACCCGGGCAGCACCGATCCGCACCTCGGCGAACACCTGTCAGCCGAGGTCCTGCGGGAAGAACTTGCCTCGCGCCCGCACGAACTGGTGGGTGCGGCCGCAGCCGCCGCGGAATCCGGGTCCATCCCCACCGTTGCCGGACGCACGGTGGCCCGGCGGGCCGCCACGCTCCTTACCCACAAGGCAGAACCTTCCGCCGATCCCGACGACAACCTGGTGCCCCTGAAGCCGCGCCGGTGGCTTGCATGGTCCATTGCCGCCGCCGTGCTGCTTGTGGTGGCCATTGGGCTCTGGCTCGGTTACGCATGGACCCAGACCCGTTATTACGTGGGCGAATTCGATTCACGGGTTGCCATCTACAACGGCGTTTCGCAACGGCTGGGACCCATCCAGTTGTCCTCCCTCGAGGCAGTGACGGATATCAGGATGGACACCCTGCCCCAGTTCTCGCAGCAGCGGGTCCGCCAGACAGTTCCGGCCAATGACCTGTACGACGCGCAGCGGATCGTGAAGAACCTGGAGCTTACGGGAACCACCTCACCGGAGGAGGAGTGCCCCAAGCCTTCAGGCTCTGCCTCGGCCACAGCCCCACCCGGCAGCCCCGCCCCGTCTCCCAGCGCACCTCCCGCCAGCGCAGCGGCTCCGCCCGCCCCGAACGCATCGGCCCCGGCGCCGTCGGCGGCGTCCCCAACACCTACTCCCACCATCACTTGCGAGGCGGCGAAATGA